In a genomic window of Gossypium arboreum isolate Shixiya-1 chromosome 7, ASM2569848v2, whole genome shotgun sequence:
- the LOC108468082 gene encoding mitochondrial fission protein ELM1 translates to MRPIRLPEPPSPTIGVPEIFEGGAYSVIRRAVIIGNGYPGSENQSIGLVRALGLYDKHVLYRVTRPRGGINEWLLWLPVSLHQKLDYLIQLIQIYSRGRNYVPLPLEHGGGSVGLASVLEADVKQIVTMARQTFEKDGPLLVVASGRDTISVASSIRRLASENVFVIQIQHPRSQLNRFDLVITPRHDFYPLTPQAQEQVPQFLHRWITPREPPDRHVILTLGALHQIDSATLRSTAAAWHDEFAPLPKPLLVVNIGWPTSHCRYGADLAKQLTAYLLNILSSCGTVRISFSSRTPEKVSKIIVKEFADNPKVYIWGGQEPNPHMGHLAWADAFVVTADSVSLISEACSTGKPVYVMGPERCKWKLSDFHKSLRERGVVRPFRGSEDIAESWSYPPLSDTAEAASQVREALAERGWRVRP, encoded by the exons ATGAGACCAATACGCCTTCCGGAACCTCCCAGCCCCACCATAGGAGTGCCGGAGATCTTCGAAGGCGGCGCCTACAGCGTTATCAGACGCGCCGTCATCATCGGCAACGGCTACCCTGGATCCGAGAACCAGAGTATCGGGTTGGTCCGAGCTCTCGGCTTATACGACAAGCATGTTCTTTAT CGAGTTACGAGGCCAAGAGGAGGGATAAACGAGTGGCTTCTTTGGCTTCCAGTTAGTCTTCACCAAAAATTGGATTATCTCATCCAGCTCATTCAAATTTATTCCCGAGGGAGGAATTATGTGCCTTTACCTCTAGAACATGGTGGTGGAAGTGTTGGCTTGGCTTCTGTTTTAGAAGCTGATGTCAAGCAGATCGTAACCATGGCTCGCCAGACTTTTGAAAA GGATGGTCCTTTGCTAGTTGTTGCATCAGGAAGAGACACCATTTCAGTTGCAAGTTCTATAAGACGTTTGGCCTCGGAGAATGTTTTTGTCATTCAG ATACAACATCCTAGGTCACAGTTGAATAGGTTTGATTTGGTGATCACCCCTCGTCATGACTTCTATCCATTAACTCCTCAAGCTCAAGAACAGGTTCCTCAGTTTCTTCACAGGTGGATTACTCCGCGTGAACCTCCTGATAGGCATGTG ATACTCACTTTGGGAGCTCTACATCAAATTGATTCAGCTACACTTCGCAGCACAGCTGCTGCATGGCATGATGAGTTTGCACCTCTGCCAAAGCCCTTACTAGTGGTTAACATTGGCTGGCCTACAA GCCACTGTCGATATGGTGCAGATCTTGCAAAGCAGCTAACTGCTTATCTTCTCAATATCCTTTCAAGCTGTGGCACTGTCCGAATATCCTTCTCCAGTAGGACGCCTGAAAAG GTATCAAAGATTATTGTGAAAGAATTTGCTGATAATCCAAAAGTTTACATCTGGGGCGGTCAAG AACCAAATCCACATATGGGGCATTTAGCTTGGGCAGATGCTTTTGTCGTCACAGCAGACTCGGTTAGTCTGATAAGCGAGGCTTGCAGTACTGG GAAACCTGTCTATGTTATGGGGCCTGAGCGTTGTAAATGGAAACTATCGGACTTCCATAAATCTTTAAGGGAACGAGGTGTGGTTCGGCCATTTAGAGGTTCTGAAGAT ATTGCAGAAAGCTGGAGCTATCCTCCCCTCAGCGACACGGCAGAAGCAGCAAGTCAGGTGCGTGAAGCACTTGCTGAGCGTGGATGGAGGGTTCGGCCATAA